Part of the Falco naumanni isolate bFalNau1 chromosome 3, bFalNau1.pat, whole genome shotgun sequence genome is shown below.
AGTTGCAGTGCTCCAGCAACCTACTTTAAAACCTTAGTGTAAGTAAGAGCTACTATAGTTTTAACATTGCATTAGAAACCTTGGTATTCCAATGACTTCGTGACCTACCAGCATTTGTCCCTTACCAAAACCCACCCTGGCTTTGCTAAACTTAGGCCAGTCTAGACAGACCCTTTAATATAGAACATCTAATTAACTGTGTTAGCATCTCTTTTGCTCTGCCTCTTTTGTGTGTTCGTCTTGATTAAAAGACACCATATTAATGACTCATTTAGCAggattttatttactttcccAGCAGGAGCCTGTAGTAATTCACCCAGTTGTTTTTCCAGCCCTTTGTTAGTGGGCAGAATGAAACGGCAGAAACAGGGTGGGGATAAAAGCCAGCCGTGTGGAGAGGAACACTTGGGAAGGGGAAACAACAATCCTAGCATCGGGTGGATTCTCCATGCCAAAATCTGTGTACAGAACCTAGAGGATCTGAATTACTGTCCTACCCCTTGTGTTAATAGTAAGTTTCAGCTTGTTGAAAAACAACATTAGCCAgctaatttttaaagtgtgtcTCAGCTGCAAGTGTAATTTAGGGCCTTTGGGCTCCAATAAGCTTGAACTCTGTGATGGTGTAAATGTTTGTCATTTTCTGCTTTAGCCTTGCTATGGCAGAGGTGTTAGTGTGAGTGAGATGTCATCTGAATATTAAGGCAACTCTAGCTCCTGGAGGAAACAGTACTCTTGAGGATTAGCCAAGTCCTGCATTAATGCAACTGTGGAAGCAGCAAATATAAGGAAATTCCATCTTGTGACTGCCAGTAGCGTGTGTTTGTCCTGTGGTTATTTGTACCTGCTGGGATAGCTCAGTGTCAGCTCTTCAACTACTGGTGTGTTTTATGAGAGCTGTGTCTTGATTCTTAGATCTgtctatatttatatttctcaGTGGGACTAATAAATGCATTACGTCAGTGCTATGCTACTCCTCTTCTGGTCCCCTggctcctcctctgctctcaACAATGAATGGAAGCATGTTGCTCTCTGTAGCCTTGCTGCCATTGGGGATGGAAAAGAACTTTGGTCTGCAGCAGTAAGCTGCAGTATTTTACACCATACTTGGCCTGCACTGGAAGCAAAGGATGCAGCCTGAGCTCCTTCAGGTGTCTTGGCTGATGTCATTCAGACGTCACTGCATGCTGTTCCCATCCCTTTAAGGACTGGGTTCTGCAGCTCTTTAAGAACTGCTAAAGTAATCTGAGTTCTTAGCAGTAAATTGCAGGGGTGGTGTCTGGGTTTAAATGGGTAATTCTGTCCTCTTTCCCACTCACCCAATGATATAAAGCAAAGGATAGGgagatgaatatttttttactttgtacaCATAAGGAGACTCACATGGCATTTTGGATGTTCTGTTCAAGGTGATTTCAGGACAAAAGGTGAGAAGCCGCAGGTGCTAGGAGAAGTCCCCCAAACatgctcccttccctccctttctttgCAGCCCACAGTAAAACTTCCAATTACTTTTCTGTGTGAGCAATCAGGAGACATGTGGTTAGCAAGGAGGACAATGTTTTTTCCTGGTTAATTTGAAGTGAGTCCACTATTCATGAATCCATCTTGTGTTGGCTTTCAGAAGGCAGCGGAGAACCTAAAACCCATTGTTCCTATCAAGTTCCACATCTCCAGCCGAACAGATACTGGTGTCCATGCACTCTGCAACTCTGCTCACCTTGACATCCAGAAAGCACCGGGGAAGCCagcttttaaagagaaacagcTCATCTACAGTCTTAATTACCACCTGAGGCCTGAGCCAATCCGGTGAGTTAGTGGCAAgtcaaaatttttattttgcccttgttggagaaaggaggagatgCAGCAATGATCTCCCATCTTCACCCAGGCAATGTATTTTCCCGTTACATGTGCTGGCAAACCACTCCCTTGCACATGTGTATTTCTGCTGCTACCAGACCCCTGGCATGTTAAAGATCAAACTTGTTCCACCATTGTCATTATGAGATAATCTATGCTGGTACCCTTAAAACAGGAGGAGTTTTGAGAGACAGGGATCACCATGTAAGTATTGAATCCACTGGGACGACTGTAGTTTCACATGTGAGCCAGAACACTACTATTTTAACTTCCAGTGCTGCTTTATTCCCCAAACTCcctaattttctttgttcattgAATTGGCATTTAGCAAAAACTTGGCTGCAGTATTGCCGCTCACCTATATCTGTGCAAAAAGATGAAgaataagcaaacaaaattgTTGTTAGTGTTAGCATAGTCTACTCTTCCCTTCCCACGTGATCAGactcttttcttccctgctaGACCAAGGCTACTGTTTGACGTGGTTTAGAGAAGTTACATCAAAAGGCCCAGTTTAGTATTTTTATAGCAAGACTTGATGTTTTATTCACTGTTCACACTATACCCAACTGTTAATGACTAGGGAGAGCTGCATATGAATGTGTAGTGAGGAAGTTGGTACAACaatctgcagagagcagaacagccatttcttcttcctgtgttcttctttcttcttgttaGAGTTAATACTTCTTGCAGAATTCCAGAGCAAGCTTATTCTGCATGAGCTACGTCTGAATGCCCACCctcaaaggcagaaaaaaaagatcattaaaCTAACAGTTTCTGTTAGGATATTGAATCAATTACATAATTACTATGCCTTGTGAATTTTTCAAAAGGTGGATtgaatttcatttcctttgcttttcttctcaagCTGTTGTGCAGTTTCTCTGTCAGCCATCAGTTTTTGTGTTCTTCCCCAGACGTGGGCACATTTTCATGGTTAAGTGTAAATTGAATGTAGCGTTGGGGTTTTTGGACTAAAAACTAAATCTGTGCTGTGTCATAAAATCAACATACCAtttgccagcagctgctttgctgcgCTCTATTCTTTCTTGTGTTACTTTGTCTTATTTGCATAAACTAAAAACTCTTCAAGGTACAGACTGTCTTTGTTTGTACAGCATTTGGCACAACAGGACTTGGATCTCCATGCAGTACCCTACTGACGAGTGTGTCAAAGCACTACAGAGTGTTGTGCAAGAAGATGGGTAATTTATAGGAGGTATTTAGATGAGCAGAAAAACTTTGATGCAAGATGCCAGCTAGTAATTACTCAGAggcccaggctgctctgcttcaTGTTACTGCAGTCTTTCTGATGTCTGGTGATGTGAACATGAAGGAAGATCGTGGAGGCAAGTTTCCCGTGCCAGAGCAAGGGCCCAGGACAAAAAAAGCACATCCACCCCAATGAAGGGATTGTTGTGAGAATAGCAACATTACTATGAAGTACGTCCCTCTTCCCTTGTCACCCAGttagctttattttctgatCTCTTCTGTATGAAATAAGGCCTGACCCAAATGCTGACATAGCAAGGCCTGTGATTTGAGGACTGACATCATACTTGCATCTGTTCTTGGTTTTGCAAGGGAGGATTCAAGTTCTCCAGGGCTTGGGGAGCGGTGAATCCAGCTCTAAATGTGCAGGTGCTCAAAAAGTGTTTGGGGTCTGAAGGAGGGAGACATGAACAATGGTGTAACTTTTCCCAGGAGGTCTTCCGTGCATGTTCCACGTGCTGTATAAAGTGAAGAGTGAGTTAGTCTAAGTTGGCTGAAGCTGTGGTGTGCTCTGCGCAAGGTGTTGATCTGCAATTCAATCAGCTGTTTAGACTTTTTGAGAGCGTATTGCAGGCATTCTAACCTTAAGCAAAGGAAGGAACCCGAGGAAAGCAGTCCCAGGTGGCAGAGTCTTCTCTAGCTTTGACTACACTGGCGGGCGTTGAGTACCTCTGGAAACCAGGCCCTCAGGATCAGACTCTCCAAGGTGTCTGCTGCTTTTTAGAGGCAACAAAGCAGACTGCCCGCCCCTGGTTGGCAGCAGAGATGGGTTGCTAATCTGCAGAAGTGACTAGGGGGTGAGACGTTCCAGAGTGCCCTGGACATGCCAGTGgcacctgcagtgctgggcagaggCTAGCTAGGTTGCAGAAACTCTGCATCTGCTTTAACATTCTGTGAAACACAGGTTAACTAGTTGTTAACTTGTTGCTCCAGCACTAGCTTACTTGGAGTAAAATAAGTTCAGTGTTGGTCAGCAGTTCCTGACATGACTTGCTCCAGACCTTATACTGACTTGGTGTGAATCACAGATGGACTGAAGGGGTCACCTTCTGGTCTAGTGGCCATTCTCTAGACCATGTGCTGTGATGATGCAAGGAGCACTATTAGGTGGAGAGCCTCTGCTGCCAGAGTTCTGCTGTGTCACGTCTAGAGGGCATATTGATTCCAGGGAACAAATTCCAACCTATGCTGATagttgtgtatgtgtgtgagaCTGGTAATTTGACATTTGTTGCTGTAACAAGGTACGTTGTGACTGGGATCCCACCTAGGTACCTTCTGTAGGCCTATGTCGAAGAAGTGTTTAGTGCCTGTAGCTCTCATGGCCTCAGGATTGGGTTTTGCAGTGTCTGCATGCAGCGTTTCTGGAGTTGTATGTCAGTgatgctttgcatttatttaaatatagtGGGACTTTTTACTGGTGGGCTCTCAACTTGGTCAGTGACtggagcagaagctgcagcaacagtcttggagccagctgcaTTCTTTCGCCTCTGAGCAAGCACCAGGGGAGCCATCAGAGGgtgaagggaaagaggaagTAAAATCCGTGGAATCTGAGCTtgggaaggagggcaggaaggcaCTATGAGAGCCTTATTACTGGAGGCACATAGTTCTTGTTAGTGACTGTTTATTATGTTGGTTTAACTGACCTTTTTCCCTGGAGGTTTAGAGTTCCTTTGACAGCCCTCAGACAGTTTGGGGACAAGCATAAGGCCACACTGCTTTTCCCGTTTGATCCTAACAGTCTTCTGACTGTCAATGTTAGCTGTTGCTGTCCCTCCGTGAGACCCTCTTACGATGTCTTGGGAGTGGGTGAGCTCAGCCCAAGGGCAGTGTGAGATGACTGTTATGCTGCTTGGGCTTGATTTAGAGTGCATCTGCTGTTAGAAATGCATGACTGTCAATCCCCAGAAATCCATAAGGGAAAtttctcctgcctcccccaccTCATTTACAAAAATGTGTTATAGCAGTTTGCGGAGCTGATCGAGTGTTTCTCTGAAAGCAAAGGTTTCGCATTGGGTACCTGAAAAAACCCAGATACTACTGATTTCACTGTTTCACTGCACAGCCCACAAACAGCCATCCAATAACAAGTCAGTTCGTGCATCCCAAACCTGAGATTGAACATTAGCATGATAATACAGGACTAAGAGTTTTGCAGTTACAAATGGCCTCTAAAGTAGCAGCTAGATTCCTCTACAGTGAGAGGCTAGAACACAAAGcaaatctctctctctcaagCTAAGTTGCGTGCCTAACATCTGCGAGTTACTGTCCCTTGACAGCTTTCACCTTTTTTGACGTATGTGTGAAGAGTCtaatgcagctgctgtggggtgaGGCTGGAGaagatttcttttcagactgctgtgtcaatttaaaaaaaaaaaaaaaaaaaaaggattctgaAATAGAATTTGACTTATGCAGGGTTTTGGTTGTTATTTTTGCTCAGACTGAAAACTAGGTCAGAATATATACTCCCTGGAAGTCAAACTGTTTCTGGGCATTCTAGCAGTAACAGGGAACATGAAGTAGGTCACAGTTTTGATTTCCTCCCTTAAAAGACTAAAGCAATTGTTTGGGAATCAAAACTAGCTGATTTTACAGCCAGAGGCTACCACAGCAATAATCGATCTGTTCTGTCCATCACCAGCCGCTGAATCTCAGTCTTTTCCCCCCAAGTTTAGGCTTGTAACTTTGAGTTGTGCTACCTAGCTTTAGTGGAATAAGTTGTCCTCAAGAGCTAAAACTACTGTTGTGACCATGCCACTTTCAATAATAGTAGTCACGCATATATAGTTATTGCTAGCTTTGTGATACCTTGACTGATTAGTCCAAGAGCAAACAGGAAATTTGCTGCTGAAGAAAGTGTTAAGTTAGGGAGTGTCTCCAAAATGAGGGAGCAGTGGGATCTCACAGATGGAAAAAGTGGTTTTTTGTCTCATGCTAAGATCTGGCAGGTACATGTCAGGAGGTGGTATCTTCTGACAGGATGCAGTACAGCCCTGATCAGTTAGAGTTGATCAGGATGCAGTCAGCTCTACTTCTCCTTCTGCCTTGGCCtgaaccttttaaaaatggtttaGCTGCATTCCATTAAGGAGCTTGGTGATGGGCATGAGTCTAAGTGTATTCAGCAGGCACCTCCTCCCTGTGTAAATACTACTTTGCCAAGAAGAATTCTCTCCTAATGCTGAAGAGAAAACTCAGCACTTTCATGTGGTTGCAAGCAGGGGGTGGTGGAGAGGGATCTTTGTGAGAACACATTGTTGTTGATAGAGCTTGGAAGCGAAACAGAATTCCAAGCTGGCTGACTGACTGTATCATCAGCAATAATAATCTTCTTTGTAGCACGATGGGTCTCTTCTGTCAACTGCTCTGTCTTAGATTTGCAAAGCATATGTGGAAGGACCTTGTCTGCAAAGGCCAGGGTGTGTTTCAAAGATGCGGTAACTTTAGGAGGACTTAGCTGTCCCTTAAGTAGCGATGGTAATACAGTAGACTCATACCTCCTATTTCTGGTTTCAGTTTTGTGAGCACACAATAAAAGCTGTCTGAGTGACAACAAGACAGAGCTGGAATTCCTCCCACCTCTTGCAAATTGGCATTTAGTTTCTGTTGTCAGTGGAAAGAGAAGGATGTACTTCTGGAGACCGTCTTTGTATCTAATATATTGCCATTTCTGGTTAGATgtcttcaggctttttttccttcaaccTGTGAAATTCAGGCTGTGTTGAAAAGGTAAAGAATGCCGTGAGTCTCTTATTTTCCAGCAGTCTTTCAAAAAATGGGATCTTAATGAGTGCTGAAATGTAGCTGCTGGAATAAATGCTGGAAAGATGTTTCTAGCTAGCTAGAAAGAGCCTGTGGCAGCGATTACACCTGCTAGGAGAGGCAGGAAAGGATGCCTGTGTTTAAGAGCATAAATaggcttttctgaaagaatcaCTCTTATCAGAGGGACTGAAGGGATGGTTACTTAACAAAAATCACATAAGCGTTAACAAGAGCAGTTCAAGATAGATTAAATGCTTGTGGAGGCATGTAGATAGAGGAAGATAAATGTAATAATTATATTACTGTGTTTAGAAAACACTGGAGGTCCCAGGTTCAAACTCCAGTGCAGGCCTGGAGGATGTAGTTTGCATTTCTACTGAGAGTTCATAATAGTGGAGCAATCTCCTGGGCTTGTTATTGCAAATCATTGTGGAGGCCTGTGGCtcaacttttaatttcttcttctgtggTCTGAGCCTTTGCAGTCAAGGAATGGGAGCCAGAGGGACTTGAGCTGGCAAAAATCCCTGAAGCACCAaccttttaaagtaaataaataggTTTGTCTATTACTTGATCCCAAATGATATCATATGTTTTGGCTTCCCTGGGTCCCTTTTCCTCACTATGCCAAACTCCAAAGACAGAAGGGcatgcagcaggagaaaaactACCTGCTAAGGAGAGGTATCCTCTAAAGTAACACCTGTAGAGAGATTATGCCTGTGTAATAGCGAATTCTTGCTGTGTGATCCCTGTGTGATCCGGTGAGTAGCCAATACTCTGGGATAAGAGAAACAAATCCAGTAAAAACTGCTGCTGACATGTTCAAATCAATGATAACACTTTGGGAGAGGTGCAGAAACATAGGGAagctctgttttctcccttgCCAGAGAGAAGggtgttttcttctctgacagCCTTCATACCTTTCCTTCTGGCTACCAGGCTGTCTGTGTTTGATGGTAATGGTGGTGCTGGCTTAGAGAAACAAGGCAATTTCTCCCTGTTGCTTATAGAAGAAAACAGGGGAGTTAAGCTGCCTAGAAAGCTGCTTCTTGATTTAACTGCCCAGAGTCGGTGGAAGATAAGTAGACACGAACATCcccaaaagacattttctgcaCACATGAAACGCGAGGTTCCCAGGAGGTCTCCTGCATGTAGCATTCCACTGTTTTCAAGATAGACTCAGTTGAGATGATGGGTGGGAGGcaccttttttttcattgctgcagCAAAGTCCGATTTGTCTTGGAGGttgtggggggaggtgggagggaagtGACCTAGTTTCAAGTATCTCCATCTGCTACAACGAGCTGCATAGCCGCCTTCAAGCACGGGGGTGTCTGTTGCTGGGGGAGTCCGTCCCGCTCTTGTTTGGGACTGTGGTTCTGCAAAAGCGGAATGGCACAGTGTTCGTAAGGTGTGCTCCTCGGCTGGAGGTAGAGGGAGTCAGCTTGCTTTGGGAAGTCGCAGCCTCTCACCTTAAGCATCGCTAGGAACACATGTGCTCTCAGCCAGATGTGCAGTACAGTTTGATGGGCTGGGTGAGCTCTTTGGTTTCACGGCACGACAAAGAACGCATGCTATCAGTTGCCACTTCTCAACTGTGGGCCTTTTGTGATGGTGTGAGTGTCCCCAAAGCGTGGTAGCAGATGACCCAAAGTCAGTTTCACTGTGTATCTGATGACAGGGCTCTTCTGCCACCTTGTAGATGCCTGTGGCAGCCTACAGGTGCATATCCTCGGTCACTGGTTAGTCATTGGCTGTCAGGAAGCGCAGTGTCTCGAAGAATCCATTGTATGTTTTAGTTACCATCTCTGTGGTGACCAGGCGACAGCTTTTGAATTAGCACATGACATTTCTCTCCATCTCTTTCTCTCCTAACAGCATTCTCAATGCCTACCAAGTGGCCAATACCTTTCATGCACGCTTCTGTGCACTGTCAAGAACCTACGTTTATCGGCTGTTGATGGGCTGCGCTCATCATTCTGAAATACCAGTGTTCGAAAGGGATCTCTGTTGGGCTCCTGCGGGAGGGTAAGTGTGCCCCATTAAACCTCCCTGGGGAGCTACCTCATCAACATTTGGAAAAGGCTTGGCTTTGGGGGGAAGCAAGGGGGGAGTAATTTCCATGCGTGAGACCAGATTCCCCATTTGTATTGACAAGATTTCCCTGTTGGAAGCGGTGCAACTGCACTGAGTTATGTTCACTGAGACCTGAGACTTACAGACTTTTTTCATTGTACTGTCAGTTGTACCTGTGACAAACATGCTTAGCACTGCTGAAATAACTCTGTGACTCCAGGCACAGTCCATCAACAACTTTCTGTGTCTCTCCCCATGGCGGTGATGAGCATTTCCTCAGATGACCTTGCCAGTTCATACAGCAAACCCATTTGGACAGCTGGCTGAAGGGAACAGCGCTCTGATATGATGCAGAGAGGCAGAAATGCATTGCATGGCAGATCTCAGAGTTTTAGGTGTGACCATACAGGCAGGCAAGAATGAAGGctgaaaagtatttatttatttagttatcTATTtattattccccccccccccccccccagtcctgTTTCTGGTAGCAACTGTATGTAAATCTGCTGTCTTATTCCTTGTCTGCGTGCTTGTATGTTTGAGTAGTGAGAGCCATGACTCTGAGCAACCCTACAATAACAAACCCGTGTATCTAGCTCAGTGTTCACTTGTGTCTTGGAGTAGCCACTGAGTAATAACAAATCAGTGCTTGTATatgcaagggaagaaaaacaaattcagtgccatttaaaaaaaccaacaacttaGGACATGATAAACAGTgagtgaggaaaaaacaaacaaaacccagaagataATTTGTTATTGTCCTTTCAGTTTATGCTGTACTGAGATAAACATACATTGGAGAAAACTGGTTTTCCACAACATTATAGGAAAACAGGTTTGTAGCTGGTTGTGGCCATTTCATCACCACTATTGGAGTAACAATTGTGggtagtggaaaaaaatgtaatctcAACTGTCCTAGCAGAGGAATGAAGATGACATTGTCCTAACGTTAAATTGctgactttcttttctgtgggctgtggaagggaaaaataagtatGAAATTGCAAAATTAGATGTTATGTGCACAACGTGCCTTCATCTCGAGCTTTGTGAAACAGCATTTAATTTAATCCAGACACTGCAGTTAACTTTCTCAAATAGCAATACTACATAAAGGGATAGGGTGAGTATTTAAGAAACTCTGAATGGGAGCTGTCTCACTAAAAGTTGGGATATTTGGACTGCTAGTAGTGGAGAAGCTGATAGTGTCTGCACTACTGAACACATCTGGTGTATAAAACACATAATAAACTTTAAACTTCTGTAGGCATCTGAGTTGCCAACTAGGTGACATCAGCGCTTCTCAGTGTGACCAGGATACTAGTAATTTTTCTTGAACACAGTGAAAAAGCTTAATGGTGTTGGAAAATctcatcttgatttttttttttcttcaggagcATTTTGACTTCTGCTAGGATCTGAAAAACTTAAGCCATACATCATGCATACTTGCTCAGGGTGTTCTTAGGagaaatttacaaaaatacaataaaaataagcatctgTGCagcaaatgtatttgtaaatcTAAATTCCTTTGCTTGAGACCTAGATACTTCCaatgaaaaaatctgaatgaCACTTGACATTTGGAGTTTTACCCTTGGCcctttcttctgtaaaatgcaACTTTGGGTTTACGCTGGCTTCACCTCTGAAAGTTTGCTCACTCATTCCATTGCTGTTACTTCCTAATTTCGTCTTTTGGCTGTTGCAAATCTAAGGTTTGGAAAGCCATCATAGTGTTCGATGTTTTCTTACCTGGCAAcatctttttcagtttataagATCCAGATACTGCAAAGGATTTTGGTTCGGTTGCCCTACACTCTAGCCAACAATTTGAATAGAGTTATTTGAATTGAGCTGTTACAAGCACAGCAGGATAAAGGTTTGCGTAAAAGCGTGTGCCTGCCAACCCCTCATCTAGCTTGGGGTTTTCAATACCTTCAGACCTCAGGTCACTTGGCATcttggtttgtggtttgggcCGTTACAAGACAAACTccattttgcaaaatgtgtttccaCAGTGCTGCAGTGTTAAATCTGCATGCCAAATTTAAACCTCTCACCAATTAACTGGACTTTTGACCCACTTAACGTACTTGGTCCCACCTGAtgctcctttccttttgctctgCATGTTTGATTTCAGCTACCTGAATGTGCCTGCCATGCAGGATGCAGCACAGTTCCTGCTGGGAACCCACGACTTCAGCACCTTTCGCTCACTTAACTCTGAAACACCTTTTCAGTCTCCAGTCAGAACCATCCTCCAAGTAGACATCCAGCCCTCTTCTGGTTTCCTGTCCCACCACTATGAACACAGGTGAGAGCCTCGATActtcactgcagagctgctctggtcAACTGGTGCTTGCTTTgtcagaaaagctgctttccagcactgCTTTGGGAACTGGCCTCCTGTTTGCTGTGCATTGCTTTCACAGTCCTGTGATGGTGTCAGCAGGGTTCTGCCTAGTGACAGCTTGGAAAGGACGTTTCTTGCCCTCTCCTCCCCGATGTCCTGAGGGACAAAGATGAGCAGGAATGAGGGCAGGGAAACTGGTCCAGTGATTTGTACATTAAAACACAGACTGTTATAAACTGGTGTATGGAATCTGGTACGGAGTAATTCCTACGAGGTGCTTCCAGCATTTATGCTCATTTTTGTTGCTAACAACCGGCTCCGCCATGGGAGGTGGtatttccccttctctgccCCCGCCCCAGTGGTGTCCTGGCTTTGCCTAAAGGctacaaacagaaggaaaaaaacccacccaacacCTAGGTCACTGCTGTAGCTATGCAGATCATTCAGTTCACACC
Proteins encoded:
- the PUSL1 gene encoding tRNA pseudouridine synthase-like 1 isoform X1 — protein: MVSPPTRYLVFFQYLGTKYSGVMGTSNDQSTVGVQNYLEKAAENLKPIVPIKFHISSRTDTGVHALCNSAHLDIQKAPGKPAFKEKQLIYSLNYHLRPEPIRILNAYQVANTFHARFCALSRTYVYRLLMGCAHHSEIPVFERDLCWAPAGGYLNVPAMQDAAQFLLGTHDFSTFRSLNSETPFQSPVRTILQVDIQPSSGFLSHHYEHRGLEFWELTFRSRAFLYRQVRRMVGALVAVGQGKLTPRHIKELLEIKDSRAFPSNAMAPPSGLFLKSVEYNEADLNATVAPGE